The genomic stretch TCGCTTTGTCATCCAAATGACGTGACTTGACGAAGCCGCTTGGCAACATACGCGTTCTCGGCTCCCAGGATATAAAGTCGCCTACAGAGATGCCTAGACCTTCCGCCCCTTCTTTTGATTTAACCAGCTCGTCGATGCGAATCTCCATATTCGCTTCTTCTCGCTTCCAGTCCCTCGCGTCTGAATAAACATGCACGGAGGCCTTGGTAGACAATACGGTTCCCTCATATTTGCGGCCATCGCGCGTATGAATTAAGCAGTATTCTCCTTCAACCGTATGCATCGCATAACCGCCGATGGGCGTAAAACGCAGCATCCCGTTCGGCTTAATGGAACGAACCATCGCTCCGAGCGTATCGAGATGCGCAGTTATTCCAATGGTATGATCAGCATTCACGCCAGGAATGGTGACCATTCCGTTTCCTTTTGGTGTAGTCTCCAGTAAGTAACCAAGCTTCGTGGACTCCGAAACCATATAATTTATAATCTCCATACAAAACCCGCTGGGACTCGGTATGCTAAGCAAAGCTTCAAGCTGGCGGGCAATATAGCTGCGATCGAGCTGCGACGCAAGTGGTGTTGACATTAGTGTTATCTCCTTTTTTATGTGGATTGTTAGTTAGACTCAGTACGAAACCCATTATCCTCCTATTTTACGCGATTGCACGGCAGGATCAAAGTCAGAGTAAATACAAAACAACCCCCTGCAATGACTTCGTCATCACAAGGGGCTTATCAGCCACATTCGCTGCAGATTGTAAAGATCAACATCTTCCTGGAAAAGACTATCGATTTAGCATATTGCTGTTGGATTGCGCCGCTTGATATCAGACTATTTTCGCTTGCTGTAGCGCTCCGTCCGTTCGTCCTGAATGACCCCGCTGAAGTTTAAACCATAGGAAAAATCATAGGCGTTCCCTTCGGAGTCAACATGTACTTCCATATCATGAGCAACATCTTCCAATTGCTCCTCGACGGTTCTCATATTAGCGGGCATCTGCATAGGCAGCAGTCCGGAAGGCTCCGCTTCACCAGTTACCATATCTAGAATAGCTTGATCCTGTACCCCGAAAGCGACGATGATCGCATCAACCTCAGCTTCAAATTCCGCAACGATGGAAGGCTTCGATAATTGGAGAGATACAATAACTGGCTTGCCATTCATGATCTCCTTCGTTCTTAGAACCGCTTCCAGATCGGAGCTATTCGTTGCCGTTATCGATTTACCTTTATAGGAACGGTTCAACACATCTCTTTCATCGCCGGCAAGGCTGTTTTCCCTAGCATGCTCTGCGGTATAAGGACCATACTGCAGGCTGATCGGGACATAGCCGTTTCCACCAGCCTCTGCATCGGCTTTGCTGTATCCACTGCCGGAGTCTGCCCCCGTAATGAACACAAGCGCGAAATCGGCTGCCTCTGGATCGTCTGTAACGTTGAAATATTTCTGAACCATATCCATATTGACCGGATAACCGTCAAATTCAGCAGTCGGAAAACCGATCCAATTCGTACCCGCCGGTCGATATCGCTTAGGAATATAGACCGTCTTCATTTTCTCCATAGGAAGAGCTTGTCCTTTGTTTTTCAACATCACAAGTGATTTGAGCTGAGCCTCATATCCAGCCTTCATAAATTCGGCATGGCCGACAATACGAGAGGTTTCTTCTGTTTCGCAATAAGGATTCTCGAATAATCCGACACGGAACATATTGGTCAATAGACGTACCGCCGATTGCTCAAAGCGCTCTCGCATATAGGCTTCACCGTGCTCAGCAACGCCAATATGGTAAGCTTCGATGACTGGGCCTGCATCATTGTTTCCGCCAAATTGATCTACTCCAGCCATAAGCGCTTTGTAATGGCGTTCCGCCACCGTATACCCTTGCTCGACACCCCATGAACGTCCACCCGGAAACAACCGGCTAATATCGGAGCCTTCGTCGTCTGTTATCCCCCAATCGGTGCATACAACACCATCATAACCGTATTTGTCGCGAAGCAGGTCGCCTATAATGTGAGCGTTATAGGAATTTCCTACATTCTCGCCGTTCACCTGATCCTGCCCATAAGAAATCGTATAATACGGCATGATGGCAGAAGCTTTCTCCGTCCCGCCTTTTAATTGAAAGGCTCCTTCCAGAAAAGGGATCAGATGCTCCTCAAAGTTGTTGCCCGGATATACCGCATATTTACCGTATCCAAAATGAGCATCCCTGCCGCCCTCGCCAGAACCGCCGCCCGGCCAGTGCTTGACCATCGCATTCACGCTGCTGGGGCCCCACCCTTCTGAGCCTGACAGCTCTTCGAATGAAGTCTGAAAACCATCGATATA from Paenibacillus sp. FSL H8-0548 encodes the following:
- a CDS encoding M42 family metallopeptidase → MSTPLASQLDRSYIARQLEALLSIPSPSGFCMEIINYMVSESTKLGYLLETTPKGNGMVTIPGVNADHTIGITAHLDTLGAMVRSIKPNGMLRFTPIGGYAMHTVEGEYCLIHTRDGRKYEGTVLSTKASVHVYSDARDWKREEANMEIRIDELVKSKEGAEGLGISVGDFISWEPRTRMLPSGFVKSRHLDDKASVAALLGLMEWLKREGRTPLHTLKLIFSTYEEVGHGSSYIPADITEMIAVDMGALGDDLSATEQDVSICAKDSTGPYDYQMTSRLIELAGREKLAYAVDIYPHYGSDASAALRGGSNIRAALIGPGVHASHGMERTHLDAIVNTAALLLAYVME
- a CDS encoding glycoside hydrolase family 3 N-terminal domain-containing protein, which produces MNDNLEKTKSGTITYAANEGGPTLAYSEASGVSVIFEDGLAFKDLNKDGKLDAYEDWRLPANVRAKDLASKMSIEQIAGLMLYSAHQAVPASEGFFTASYDGKSYAESGAKPYDLSDEQIKFLTKDHLRHVLLTSVESPEIAARWNNKVQALAEGTDLGIPANNSSDPRHGSDASKEYNAGAGGTISMWPETLGLAAAFDPELVQRFGEIAAKEYRALGIATALSPQIDIATDPRWSRFDGTFGEDSSLSADLAKAYIDGFQTSFEELSGSEGWGPSSVNAMVKHWPGGGSGEGGRDAHFGYGKYAVYPGNNFEEHLIPFLEGAFQLKGGTEKASAIMPYYTISYGQDQVNGENVGNSYNAHIIGDLLRDKYGYDGVVCTDWGITDDEGSDISRLFPGGRSWGVEQGYTVAERHYKALMAGVDQFGGNNDAGPVIEAYHIGVAEHGEAYMRERFEQSAVRLLTNMFRVGLFENPYCETEETSRIVGHAEFMKAGYEAQLKSLVMLKNKGQALPMEKMKTVYIPKRYRPAGTNWIGFPTAEFDGYPVNMDMVQKYFNVTDDPEAADFALVFITGADSGSGYSKADAEAGGNGYVPISLQYGPYTAEHARENSLAGDERDVLNRSYKGKSITATNSSDLEAVLRTKEIMNGKPVIVSLQLSKPSIVAEFEAEVDAIIVAFGVQDQAILDMVTGEAEPSGLLPMQMPANMRTVEEQLEDVAHDMEVHVDSEGNAYDFSYGLNFSGVIQDERTERYSKRK